Proteins encoded within one genomic window of Lysinibacillus louembei:
- a CDS encoding YpzG family protein — translation MSKKDELDPKSQKIHQNWTRNKQQKSQVNGETEVTLHNQMLRTAAKSKQL, via the coding sequence ATGAGCAAGAAGGACGAGCTAGACCCGAAATCTCAAAAAATCCACCAGAACTGGACGAGAAACAAGCAGCAAAAATCTCAAGTAAATGGTGAAACGGAGGTAACACTCCACAACCAAATGCTGAGAACTGCTGCCAAATCGAAACAGCTCTAG
- a CDS encoding UPF0223 family protein, translating into MEYSYPLSTDWTTEEMVDVVHFFEVVEAAYEKGIKREEVMAKYRRFKEVVPSQAEEKTIFRDFEKASGYVSYKVVKEAKESADGVIIRIK; encoded by the coding sequence ATGGAATATTCTTATCCACTATCAACAGATTGGACAACAGAGGAAATGGTCGATGTCGTACATTTTTTTGAGGTTGTCGAGGCTGCCTATGAAAAAGGCATTAAACGTGAGGAAGTAATGGCAAAATATCGTCGTTTCAAGGAAGTTGTTCCTTCACAGGCGGAGGAAAAAACGATTTTCCGTGATTTCGAAAAAGCAAGTGGCTATGTCAGCTATAAAGTAGTCAAAGAAGCAAAAGAATCCGCAGACGGTGTGATTATTCGCATCAAATAA